A single genomic interval of Desulfobaccales bacterium harbors:
- a CDS encoding MFS transporter, translated as MPSKDLNKAEAWKFIILVGVVSLFSDMTYEGARSITGPFLGILNASATVVGIVAGLGEFIGYALRLVSGYLTDRLGKYWSITFVGYALNLFVVPLLALAGTWELAALLILMERMGKAIRTPARDAMLSHATTEVGRGWGFGFHEAMDQTGAMLGPLIVALVLYFKGGYRTGFAYLLIPAILAILVITIAARLYPHPQHLEVSVPKLETKGLSHPYWLYVVAVGLIGAGYADFPLIAYHFGKASVTPPNWIPIFYAVAMGMDGIAALILGRLFDRLGMPVIMAVSILSALFAPLVFLGGFNLTLLGMVFWGIGMGAQESIIKAALAEMVPKDRRATGYGIFNTGFGLFWFLGSALMGILYDFSIGSLIFFSVVIQLCSIPIFFRISKEICFVHS; from the coding sequence ATGCCATCTAAAGACCTTAACAAGGCCGAGGCGTGGAAATTTATCATCCTGGTGGGCGTGGTCAGCCTCTTTAGCGATATGACTTATGAAGGAGCCCGCAGTATCACCGGTCCCTTTCTCGGCATCCTCAATGCCAGCGCCACGGTTGTGGGGATCGTGGCCGGGTTGGGAGAGTTCATCGGTTATGCCCTGAGGCTGGTTTCCGGTTACTTGACAGACCGGCTCGGTAAATATTGGTCCATTACTTTCGTGGGCTATGCCTTGAACCTGTTTGTCGTGCCTCTGCTGGCTTTAGCAGGAACTTGGGAACTGGCGGCTTTACTGATCTTAATGGAACGGATGGGCAAGGCTATCCGCACTCCGGCCAGAGATGCCATGCTCTCGCACGCCACCACCGAGGTGGGCAGAGGGTGGGGCTTTGGTTTTCATGAGGCCATGGATCAGACCGGCGCCATGCTGGGGCCACTCATCGTCGCGCTGGTTCTCTATTTTAAGGGTGGTTATCGCACTGGTTTTGCTTATCTCTTGATCCCGGCCATCTTAGCGATCCTGGTCATCACCATTGCCGCGCGCCTTTATCCCCACCCACAGCATTTGGAGGTAAGCGTTCCCAAGCTAGAAACCAAAGGACTCAGTCACCCCTACTGGCTCTATGTGGTTGCTGTGGGCTTGATTGGCGCTGGCTATGCCGATTTCCCCTTAATTGCTTACCATTTTGGCAAAGCCTCGGTCACTCCACCCAATTGGATTCCCATATTTTATGCCGTGGCCATGGGGATGGATGGCATTGCGGCGCTCATTTTGGGCCGCCTATTCGATCGGCTGGGAATGCCGGTTATTATGGCGGTCTCAATTTTATCCGCCCTGTTTGCTCCCCTGGTCTTTCTGGGAGGCTTTAATCTCACCCTGTTGGGCATGGTCTTTTGGGGAATCGGCATGGGGGCGCAAGAATCTATTATCAAGGCCGCCCTCGCGGAAATGGTTCCCAAAGACCGCCGGGCCACCGGCTACGGCATTTTTAACACCGGCTTCGGCCTTTTCTGGTTCCTCGGAAGCGCCTTGATGGGCATCCTGTATGATTTCTCCATAGGGTCTTTGATTTTCTTCTCTGTGGTTATTCAGCTTTGTTCGATACCAATATTTTTTCGCATCTCCAAAGAAATTTGCTTTGTACATAGTTAA
- the trxB gene encoding thioredoxin-disulfide reductase: protein MAACDVYDLIIVGGGPGGLTAGLYAMRAALKTVLVEKGLPGGQINLTESVENYPGFENISGFDLSQKFLQHARSYGLEIRQEEVAEVEPGLEYHTVRLTNGAQLNTHAVILATGGSPRKLNVPGEMEYYGRGVSYCATCDGFFFRDKTVTVVGGGDTALEEALYLAKITRQVYLAHRRDAFRASRILQQRVMAEGKIDVLWNTVVTEIKANDQGVAAVALKDTQTGASRELATDGVFIFIGFVPNNHLVPAGTRMDQDGYVMTDERCETNLSGIFVIGDLRQKYAKQIILAAADGCTAALAAALCVEMKKAGQNTTAPRG, encoded by the coding sequence ATGGCAGCATGTGACGTTTATGATCTCATTATCGTTGGTGGCGGTCCCGGCGGCCTCACAGCAGGGCTTTATGCTATGAGAGCCGCACTCAAGACCGTGTTGGTCGAAAAAGGCCTGCCCGGTGGCCAGATCAACCTGACGGAAAGCGTGGAAAATTATCCTGGCTTTGAAAATATCAGCGGCTTTGACCTATCTCAGAAGTTTTTGCAGCATGCCAGGTCTTATGGTCTTGAAATAAGGCAGGAGGAAGTGGCGGAAGTGGAGCCGGGGCTGGAATATCACACGGTCCGTCTGACCAATGGCGCCCAGCTTAATACCCATGCGGTGATCTTGGCCACCGGCGGCAGCCCGCGTAAGCTCAACGTCCCGGGCGAAATGGAGTATTACGGCAGGGGGGTTTCATACTGCGCCACCTGCGACGGCTTCTTTTTCCGGGACAAGACCGTGACGGTGGTGGGCGGCGGCGATACTGCCCTGGAGGAAGCCCTCTATCTGGCCAAAATCACCCGGCAGGTTTACCTCGCCCATCGCCGGGATGCCTTCCGGGCCAGCCGGATTTTGCAACAGCGGGTCATGGCTGAAGGGAAAATCGACGTCCTCTGGAACACCGTGGTCACGGAGATCAAGGCCAATGACCAGGGGGTAGCCGCGGTGGCTCTCAAGGACACGCAGACCGGGGCATCCCGGGAACTGGCCACGGACGGGGTGTTCATCTTCATCGGCTTCGTGCCCAACAATCACCTGGTGCCGGCAGGAACCCGGATGGATCAGGACGGCTACGTCATGACCGATGAGCGGTGCGAGACCAACCTTTCGGGGATCTTTGTGATCGGCGATCTGAGGCAGAAGTACGCCAAGCAGATTATCCTCGCGGCGGCAGACGGTTGTACCGCAGCCCTGGCCGCGGCCCTCTGCGTGGAAATGAAAAAAGCTGGTCAAAACACCACGGCGCCACGGGGATGA
- a CDS encoding efflux RND transporter permease subunit yields MMSKFFIERPILANVIAVIFIILGLVCLLTLPVAQYPNIVPPTIQVTTMYPGASASIIANTVGIPIEQAVNGVKDSIYMSSTSGSDGSYILTVTFNVGTDLDTSLALVQNYVNSALAQLPETVQAQGITVRQVSTNILQVVDLFSDDDRYDETFLSNYGMINVQYPLARLPGVAQVKCVGAGQYAMRVWLDPNKLQYYGLTTMDVVDAIKQQNIQVAAGELGGPPVPSNQAFQFTVNALGRLEDVTQFENIIIKIQRSDETAQIVRVKDLARVELSQQVFTNFSNTSGHPSGHLIIYSLPGANAIAVGQEVRQAMDKMSEHFPAGLKYGIYYDTTVFISDAINAVYHTLYEAGILVLIVILVFLQNFRATLVPATTVPVTIIGAFAAIAMLGFTVNLMTLFALILSIGIVVDDAIVIVENASHYVEKGLSPHDAAIKAMSELTGPIMGITLVLVAVFLPAAFMPGITGQLFRQFALVIAATAVISALNALTLKPAQCALYLRPHDPNKKINAFYRGFNRGYAVVEKVYIDLVAWMVHRTGLMALVFCLIIGIGTLLFVQHPTGFLPDEDQGYGIVAAMLPEGSSQPRVKEVSGQVNAVLKKIPGVAQWVTIGGFSILDTANVSTMFTTFVIYDSFEKRGTALSQDRILDNVRQQLAGIEKAEFAVLVPPPISGLGQSGGFQMMLEDRRSLGLTEMEETTMAVVMAARAQSGLFGVTTTFNAQSPQLFLDIDRTKVESLEVPMDDVFRTLQAYLGSAYVNLFNKFNQSYQVYVQAGAPFRLTPQDIEALYVRNKKLEMVPLGTLMTVKRMLGSELLTRYNLYPAVPIIGAAASGFSSGQALNLMEQVAKNNLPVGASYDWTATAYQEKQVGNQAYFIYALAITLVFLVLAGLYESWTSPAAVILVVPIALVGVILALIVRGLENNLYTQVGLVLMIALASKNAILVVEFARELQAEGMPLLDAAVEATRRRFRPIVMTSFAFILGVVPLMKAAGAGAASQQAIGTVVFGGMLASTLLAIPFVPVFYVITQRFSERRKKDPPKVTTPPDQTDGK; encoded by the coding sequence ATGATGTCCAAGTTTTTCATCGAGCGGCCTATCTTGGCCAACGTCATTGCGGTAATCTTCATCATCCTGGGGCTGGTCTGCCTGTTAACGCTCCCCGTGGCTCAGTATCCCAATATTGTCCCGCCCACGATTCAAGTAACCACCATGTATCCCGGAGCCAGCGCCTCAATCATCGCAAATACCGTGGGCATCCCCATCGAACAGGCGGTCAACGGGGTCAAAGACTCCATCTATATGTCCTCCACCAGCGGCAGTGATGGGAGTTACATCTTAACCGTAACCTTCAATGTGGGCACCGATCTCGATACTTCCCTGGCCCTGGTCCAGAATTATGTCAATTCGGCCCTGGCCCAACTGCCCGAAACCGTTCAGGCTCAGGGCATTACGGTCAGGCAGGTCTCTACCAATATTCTGCAGGTAGTCGATCTTTTCTCCGATGATGACCGCTACGATGAAACTTTTCTGTCCAATTACGGCATGATCAATGTGCAATATCCCCTGGCCCGTCTCCCCGGCGTCGCCCAGGTCAAGTGCGTGGGTGCCGGCCAATACGCCATGCGGGTCTGGCTGGACCCCAACAAGCTCCAATACTACGGCCTGACCACTATGGACGTGGTGGATGCCATCAAGCAGCAAAACATCCAGGTGGCCGCGGGGGAACTGGGGGGGCCGCCGGTGCCGTCCAACCAGGCCTTTCAGTTTACCGTCAACGCCCTGGGGCGCCTCGAAGATGTGACCCAGTTCGAAAATATCATTATAAAAATCCAACGTAGCGATGAGACTGCCCAGATCGTCCGGGTGAAAGATCTGGCCCGGGTGGAACTCAGTCAACAGGTTTTTACTAATTTTTCCAACACCTCCGGCCATCCGAGCGGCCACCTCATCATTTACTCCCTGCCGGGCGCCAATGCCATCGCTGTGGGCCAGGAAGTGCGCCAGGCCATGGATAAGATGAGCGAGCATTTTCCGGCTGGCCTGAAATACGGCATTTATTACGACACCACCGTGTTTATCAGCGATGCCATCAACGCGGTCTACCATACCTTATATGAAGCCGGAATTCTGGTGCTCATCGTCATCCTGGTCTTTCTCCAGAACTTCCGGGCCACCCTGGTGCCGGCGACCACCGTGCCGGTCACCATCATCGGCGCCTTTGCGGCCATAGCTATGCTCGGCTTTACGGTCAATCTCATGACCCTCTTTGCCTTGATTCTGTCCATCGGCATCGTCGTGGACGACGCCATCGTCATTGTGGAGAACGCCTCGCACTATGTGGAAAAGGGTCTCTCCCCTCACGATGCGGCTATTAAGGCAATGAGCGAATTGACTGGCCCGATTATGGGTATTACCCTGGTGCTCGTCGCGGTCTTTCTGCCTGCGGCTTTTATGCCGGGCATTACCGGCCAGCTCTTTCGCCAGTTTGCCCTGGTGATCGCCGCCACTGCGGTAATCAGCGCGCTGAACGCCTTGACCCTGAAGCCGGCCCAGTGCGCCCTCTACCTGCGCCCCCATGACCCCAACAAGAAGATCAATGCCTTTTACCGGGGCTTCAACCGGGGCTATGCAGTGGTGGAGAAGGTTTATATCGACCTGGTGGCCTGGATGGTGCATCGCACCGGGCTCATGGCCCTGGTATTTTGCCTCATTATTGGCATCGGCACCCTCCTCTTCGTCCAGCACCCCACCGGCTTTCTCCCGGATGAAGACCAGGGCTACGGCATTGTTGCAGCGATGTTACCCGAAGGGTCCTCCCAACCTCGGGTCAAGGAGGTTTCCGGCCAGGTCAACGCAGTGCTTAAAAAGATCCCGGGCGTAGCTCAATGGGTCACCATTGGTGGCTTTTCCATCCTGGATACCGCCAATGTCTCCACGATGTTCACCACCTTTGTCATTTACGATAGCTTCGAAAAACGCGGCACAGCCTTAAGCCAGGACCGAATTCTTGACAATGTCAGGCAACAACTGGCTGGGATTGAAAAGGCCGAGTTTGCAGTGCTGGTCCCGCCACCTATTAGCGGTCTGGGGCAATCAGGCGGTTTTCAGATGATGTTGGAGGACCGGCGCAGCCTGGGCCTTACTGAGATGGAAGAAACCACCATGGCGGTCGTTATGGCTGCCCGGGCCCAATCCGGTTTGTTCGGCGTCACCACGACTTTCAATGCTCAAAGTCCTCAGCTTTTCCTTGATATTGACCGGACCAAGGTGGAGTCTCTGGAAGTTCCCATGGACGACGTCTTCAGGACCCTCCAGGCGTACCTGGGCTCGGCCTATGTAAACCTGTTCAACAAATTCAACCAATCTTACCAGGTCTACGTCCAGGCCGGCGCCCCCTTCCGCCTGACCCCCCAGGATATCGAAGCCCTTTATGTCCGCAATAAGAAACTGGAAATGGTGCCTCTGGGGACCCTGATGACCGTCAAGCGGATGCTGGGTTCCGAACTGCTCACCCGCTACAACCTGTATCCCGCTGTGCCCATAATCGGGGCTGCCGCTTCGGGCTTCAGTTCCGGCCAGGCCCTGAACCTCATGGAACAGGTAGCGAAAAACAACTTGCCCGTGGGCGCTTCCTACGACTGGACGGCCACGGCCTACCAGGAAAAACAAGTGGGCAACCAGGCCTACTTCATCTATGCCCTGGCCATTACCCTGGTCTTCCTGGTTCTGGCCGGCCTCTATGAAAGCTGGACCAGCCCCGCCGCGGTTATCCTGGTGGTGCCCATCGCTCTGGTGGGGGTAATCCTGGCGCTTATTGTCCGAGGCTTGGAAAACAACCTATATACTCAGGTAGGCCTGGTGCTGATGATCGCCCTGGCCAGCAAAAACGCCATCCTGGTGGTGGAGTTCGCCCGGGAACTGCAGGCTGAAGGCATGCCCCTCCTCGACGCCGCAGTGGAGGCCACCCGCCGGCGCTTCCGGCCCATTGTCATGACCTCTTTCGCCTTCATTCTAGGCGTGGTGCCGTTGATGAAGGCCGCAGGGGCCGGCGCGGCCAGTCAGCAGGCCATCGGCACAGTGGTCTTCGGCGGCATGTTGGCCTCGACCCTGCTGGCTATTCCCTTTGTGCCGGTATTCTACGTGATCACCCAGCGCTTCAGTGAGCGCCGCAAAAAAGATCCCCCAAAGGTGACGACCCCGCCAGACCAGACGGATGGCAAATGA
- a CDS encoding efflux RND transporter periplasmic adaptor subunit, with amino-acid sequence MVEGKRSPIRYRGLAPKMALAVALLIMALACGERNTYAPPPPPKVTVSQPFSKPVTDYLEFTGNAVALNTVQLVARVEGFLEKLLFQDGETVKKGKLLFLIQQEQYKAQLQKAQASVLSEKAQLLHAQTEYVRYAKLRQEQAAAQTDVDRWHYERDSRRAAVMAAEAQVVLAKLNLSYTKVTAPFTGRMGRHLKDPGELVGAGVKTVLAEINQIDPIYVYFPINEQDLLRVRGKDPEPQAEVEKAKHPVYVGLADDEGFPHKGYLDFAAISLNPTTGSLMLRGIFPNPKTRILPGLFARVRVPIGEVEKALLVPEAALSFDQIGPFVRVVNDKNIVERRGVKLGNQVDSDRVVLEGLQGQEWVVVAGLLRAIPGRPVTPEKSPAQPDPKDTRAPKNPAPRKAAP; translated from the coding sequence ATGGTTGAAGGAAAGAGAAGCCCAATCCGGTATCGCGGCCTCGCCCCCAAAATGGCGCTCGCGGTGGCGCTCCTGATCATGGCCTTGGCCTGTGGTGAAAGGAATACCTATGCGCCGCCGCCGCCGCCCAAAGTAACGGTAAGTCAGCCCTTTTCAAAGCCCGTGACCGATTACCTGGAGTTCACGGGGAACGCCGTGGCCTTGAACACCGTGCAACTGGTGGCCCGGGTGGAAGGCTTCTTGGAAAAGCTCTTGTTCCAGGACGGCGAGACGGTAAAAAAAGGTAAACTGTTGTTCCTCATCCAACAGGAACAATATAAGGCCCAACTCCAAAAGGCCCAGGCCTCGGTTCTGTCCGAAAAAGCCCAATTGTTGCATGCCCAAACCGAATATGTCCGGTACGCCAAGCTGCGTCAGGAGCAAGCCGCGGCCCAAACGGACGTGGACCGCTGGCACTACGAACGAGACTCGCGTCGGGCCGCGGTCATGGCCGCCGAGGCCCAGGTCGTGCTGGCCAAGCTCAATCTGAGCTATACCAAGGTCACCGCCCCCTTTACCGGACGTATGGGCCGCCACCTCAAGGACCCGGGCGAATTAGTGGGCGCCGGAGTAAAAACCGTTCTGGCCGAGATCAACCAGATTGACCCCATCTATGTTTATTTCCCCATTAATGAGCAGGACTTGCTCCGTGTGCGCGGGAAAGACCCGGAACCGCAAGCTGAGGTCGAGAAGGCCAAACACCCCGTCTATGTGGGTCTGGCCGATGACGAAGGCTTTCCGCATAAAGGCTACCTGGATTTTGCTGCTATCTCTCTTAATCCCACCACCGGCAGCCTGATGCTGCGGGGAATCTTCCCCAATCCGAAGACTAGAATCTTGCCGGGCTTATTCGCCCGGGTGCGAGTCCCCATCGGTGAGGTAGAGAAAGCCTTGTTGGTGCCGGAAGCGGCCCTGAGCTTTGACCAGATCGGTCCCTTTGTCCGGGTGGTGAACGATAAGAATATCGTGGAACGTCGCGGGGTTAAACTCGGCAACCAGGTAGATTCAGACCGGGTAGTCTTGGAAGGTTTGCAAGGCCAGGAATGGGTGGTTGTGGCCGGTCTGCTAAGGGCCATACCGGGCCGGCCGGTAACCCCGGAAAAAAGCCCTGCTCAGCCCGACCCCAAAGATACCAGAGCTCCTAAGAACCCTGCCCCCCGGAAGGCCGCCCCATGA
- a CDS encoding efflux transporter outer membrane subunit translates to MTGPMGNEIRFRRISLFVIAMGIMALWASGCVKVGPDFSKPDSTVMSNWLETGSYKQINTKTEEYRDWWQSFNDPVLDKLIQDAYQQNLSLRIAGVRVLGAKAQLGVAIGELYPQSQKAVGEVTKNRLSQTSPTSGSGAPDNFWLSQTGLTASWEIDFWGKFRRAVESADASLMATVADYDNALVSLTGDVATSYVLLRTLEKRLSIARQNVLVQKKSLEIATARWKGGTTSMRDVEQALTVLNSTEATIPTLESRERQTKNALCFLMGLPPSDIGHLLGSKSAIPSPPPQVAVGIPADLMRRRPDIQSAEMRAAAQCAQIGVNKANLYPAFSISGSFGLQASDVAPFVLGDMFQWKSRLGTIGPSFQWNLLNYGQITNQVRFQDARFQELVIFYQNTVLQAQREVEDALIAFLKAQERAQKLVKAVAAAQKTVELATLQYSEGIADFTTVLVAEQNLLSEQDSLATTLGDIAGNLVSLYRAMGGGWQIRTGHDFVPESVKKVMAQRTNWGNLLKPVPLPPPPDQPKYDIRLPEW, encoded by the coding sequence GTGACCGGACCTATGGGCAATGAGATCCGCTTCAGACGGATAAGTCTTTTCGTGATAGCCATGGGGATCATGGCTTTATGGGCTTCCGGGTGCGTTAAGGTGGGGCCGGATTTTTCCAAACCTGACAGCACTGTGATGTCAAATTGGCTGGAGACGGGCAGCTATAAGCAGATCAACACAAAGACAGAGGAGTACCGGGACTGGTGGCAATCCTTCAACGACCCCGTTCTAGATAAGCTAATCCAGGACGCATACCAGCAAAACCTGTCCTTGCGCATCGCCGGGGTGCGCGTCCTGGGAGCGAAGGCTCAACTGGGCGTCGCGATTGGTGAGCTTTATCCCCAGTCCCAAAAAGCCGTCGGCGAAGTGACCAAAAATCGCCTCAGTCAAACCAGTCCAACCTCCGGCTCGGGTGCCCCCGATAATTTTTGGCTCTCCCAGACCGGGCTCACCGCCAGTTGGGAAATCGACTTCTGGGGCAAGTTTCGCCGGGCCGTGGAGTCCGCTGATGCCAGTCTGATGGCCACGGTGGCCGATTATGATAACGCCCTGGTCAGCCTCACCGGCGACGTAGCCACATCCTATGTCCTCCTCCGGACCCTGGAAAAGCGCTTGAGCATAGCCCGCCAAAACGTCTTAGTCCAAAAGAAAAGCTTGGAAATTGCCACGGCGCGCTGGAAAGGCGGCACCACCTCCATGCGGGACGTGGAGCAGGCCCTGACGGTGTTGAATAGCACAGAGGCGACCATCCCCACCCTGGAAAGCCGGGAACGTCAGACCAAAAACGCCCTTTGCTTTCTCATGGGCCTGCCTCCCAGTGATATTGGGCATCTGCTGGGGTCTAAATCGGCTATCCCGTCGCCGCCGCCTCAGGTGGCGGTAGGCATCCCGGCGGACCTGATGCGGCGCCGGCCGGATATCCAGAGCGCCGAAATGCGGGCCGCGGCCCAATGCGCCCAAATCGGCGTCAACAAAGCCAACCTCTACCCGGCCTTCTCCATAAGTGGTTCGTTTGGGCTCCAGGCCAGCGATGTGGCTCCTTTTGTTCTGGGTGATATGTTCCAGTGGAAGAGCCGCCTCGGCACCATCGGACCGTCCTTTCAATGGAATCTCCTGAATTATGGCCAGATCACCAACCAGGTCCGATTCCAGGACGCCCGGTTCCAGGAATTGGTCATTTTCTATCAGAACACGGTGCTTCAGGCCCAGAGAGAGGTGGAGGACGCCCTGATCGCTTTCTTAAAGGCCCAGGAACGGGCCCAAAAGCTGGTCAAAGCCGTCGCCGCGGCGCAGAAAACCGTCGAACTGGCCACCCTGCAATATTCCGAAGGTATCGCGGATTTCACCACCGTCTTGGTTGCCGAGCAAAATCTCTTGAGCGAACAGGACAGTCTCGCCACAACCCTGGGAGACATCGCCGGCAATCTGGTGTCTTTATACCGGGCCATGGGCGGTGGCTGGCAGATTCGAACCGGTCATGATTTCGTGCCGGAATCCGTTAAAAAGGTCATGGCGCAACGCACCAATTGGGGCAACCTGCTTAAGCCGGTCCCCTTGCCTCCACCCCCGGACCAACCCAAATACGATATCCGGCTGCCAGAATGGTAG
- a CDS encoding FAD-dependent oxidoreductase: MTTYLIIGNGVAGNAAAENIRKFDPEGKIAIFSKEDRPFYYLPALPEYVAGDKQADKIIIHPQAWYDQHRIELHLATTVTKIDAAQKFVETDKGERFTFDKLLLATGGKSFVPPMKGADSPKVFTLKTLADADRIKEEAAKAKTAVLIGGGLLGLEAGNGLRKMNLSVIVVEFFPRLLPRQMDVAGAGILQSQMEDMGFSFHLGAITEEIVATPVGLQVCLKGGDKIMGDLVLISAGVRPDLSLAQALGLDMDKGVKVDDTMKTSRDDVYAAGDLIEHRGRVYGIWPAALEQGKVAGAAMAGHEAKYEGTLPSNVLKVVGIDLVAAGDIDADGKLEAIVHKDKVKKTYRKLVIQDNCLVGAILLGDIRGSGEIEVAIKKRKDISALKSDLAKPDFDFKLL; encoded by the coding sequence ATGACCACCTATCTGATCATCGGTAATGGTGTGGCCGGTAATGCCGCCGCGGAAAATATACGGAAATTTGATCCGGAAGGCAAAATCGCTATTTTCTCCAAGGAGGACCGGCCCTTTTATTATTTGCCCGCTCTGCCGGAATATGTGGCCGGGGACAAGCAAGCGGACAAGATCATCATCCATCCCCAGGCCTGGTATGACCAGCACCGGATTGAGCTGCATCTTGCCACCACGGTTACCAAGATCGATGCGGCCCAGAAATTTGTGGAGACCGATAAGGGAGAGCGATTTACTTTCGACAAGCTGCTCCTGGCTACCGGTGGCAAGTCTTTTGTTCCGCCCATGAAGGGGGCCGACTCTCCGAAGGTCTTTACCCTGAAAACCCTGGCCGACGCCGACCGTATCAAAGAAGAGGCGGCCAAGGCCAAAACCGCGGTGCTCATCGGCGGTGGTCTTTTGGGGCTTGAGGCCGGCAACGGCCTGCGCAAGATGAATCTTTCGGTTATTGTGGTGGAGTTTTTCCCCCGGCTCCTGCCCAGGCAGATGGATGTGGCCGGTGCGGGCATCCTCCAGAGCCAGATGGAGGACATGGGATTTAGCTTTCATCTCGGAGCGATTACCGAAGAGATCGTCGCCACGCCGGTTGGTCTGCAGGTCTGCTTGAAAGGCGGTGATAAAATCATGGGCGACCTGGTGCTCATTTCCGCCGGAGTGCGACCGGACCTCAGCCTGGCACAAGCCCTGGGATTGGATATGGATAAGGGGGTCAAGGTGGATGACACCATGAAAACCTCCCGGGACGATGTGTACGCCGCGGGGGACCTCATCGAGCACCGGGGCCGCGTTTACGGCATCTGGCCCGCGGCCCTGGAGCAGGGTAAGGTGGCCGGCGCGGCTATGGCGGGTCACGAAGCCAAATATGAGGGCACTTTGCCGTCCAATGTCCTGAAGGTGGTGGGGATCGATTTGGTGGCCGCCGGCGACATCGATGCCGACGGCAAGCTGGAAGCCATCGTCCACAAGGATAAGGTTAAAAAGACGTATCGTAAGTTAGTGATTCAGGATAATTGCCTGGTGGGAGCCATTCTTTTGGGTGATATTCGGGGCAGCGGCGAAATCGAGGTCGCCATCAAAAAGAGAAAGGATATCAGCGCCCTGAAAAGTGACCTGGCTAAGCCGGATTTCGACTTTAAACTGCTTTAG
- a CDS encoding DUF5661 family protein, whose product MELPVYVTVEEVQRVCKALNLRDWTKVTDGKVLPEEAGVILRAVNTGGMSIPLEDFIIGLEVELEHGTRFKDANVTNNHPLLTGKIVLAHLKETMDYYQRLDVAELEGDLLKAMAVKDLNKAADKYRKLLKAKLALAQAEAREMP is encoded by the coding sequence ATGGAACTGCCCGTATATGTCACCGTTGAGGAAGTGCAGCGAGTCTGCAAGGCGCTCAACCTTAGGGATTGGACCAAAGTGACGGATGGCAAAGTGCTGCCTGAAGAGGCCGGGGTAATTCTCAGGGCGGTTAATACCGGCGGCATGAGCATCCCCCTGGAAGACTTCATCATCGGCCTGGAAGTGGAACTGGAACACGGCACGCGATTTAAGGACGCCAATGTCACCAACAATCATCCTCTGTTGACGGGGAAGATTGTCCTGGCGCACCTCAAGGAGACCATGGACTATTACCAGCGCCTGGACGTGGCCGAATTGGAGGGGGACCTTCTGAAAGCCATGGCGGTCAAGGACCTGAACAAGGCCGCGGACAAGTACCGGAAACTGCTCAAGGCCAAATTGGCCCTGGCCCAGGCCGAAGCCCGGGAAATGCCGTAA
- a CDS encoding DUF5320 domain-containing protein, producing MPGFKSWGPWQQGPRSGREWGDYRRENDYEFPGYGPAMWWDIPAARSYATEEEELTDLRCRAQLLARELAMVTKRIAVLEQDADRALDG from the coding sequence ATGCCGGGTTTCAAGAGTTGGGGACCGTGGCAGCAAGGTCCCCGCAGTGGTAGAGAATGGGGCGACTACCGTCGAGAGAACGATTACGAATTCCCCGGTTATGGTCCGGCTATGTGGTGGGACATCCCGGCTGCCAGGTCGTATGCCACCGAGGAAGAAGAGCTGACTGATTTGCGCTGCCGGGCCCAATTGTTGGCCCGGGAGTTGGCCATGGTCACAAAGCGCATCGCCGTCCTGGAGCAGGACGCGGATCGGGCCCTGGATGGCTAA